GCTGCTTCTTTAATAAAAGCGGAAAAAGGGAAAATAGAAATTTTAAGCAATGTTGTTTTCTCCCAAATTAAGCTTCACCAGCCATTTGGCGGAATTGTGCCGGAAGTAGCAAGTCGCGCTCATTTAGAAAAAATAATTCCTGTTTTAAAAAAGGCTTATGGAAATTATTCCCCTTTTCAGGTTAATTTAATATGTGTTACTTATGGGCCTGGGCTTATTACCTCTCTTCTCATTGGCATTGAAGCGGCAAAAACATTAAGTTATTTAACTCACGCTCCTTTGATGGCTGTTAATCATTTAGAGGGGCATATTTATAGTGTGGAAAATTTTGAAAAAATTATTTATCCGGCAATGGCTTTGATTGTTTCTGGCGGACACACTAAACTAATAAACATAAAAAAACCTTTTGTTTATCAAGAAGTAGGAACAACATTAGATGACGCTGCTGGCGAATGTTTTGATAAAATCTCTAAATTTTTGGGATTAGGTTACCCTGGAGGACCGATCATTTCTGATTATGCTTCAAAATGGCGTCAAGGAAAAAAAACTATTGATTTTCATTTGCCTCGGCCAATGTTAAAAAAGAAAAATTTTGATTTTAGTTTTTCCGGGTTAAAAACAGCCCTGATTTATAGCTTAAGAAAAAAACATTCTTTTCCTTTGGAAGGAATTTGCGCTGAAGTTGAAGAAGCAATTTGCCAGGTTTTGACTTATAAAACAATGGCTGCTTCGCGTGAATACAAGGCAAATTCTCTTATTTTATGCGGCGGCGTAGCAGCTAACCAATATCTGCGAAAGAGATTGAAAGAAGAAGCAAATAAAGCAAAAATAAATTTTTTCTGTCCTCCTTCAAACTTAGCCACTGATAATGCCTTAATGATTGCTTTAGCCGGCTATGAGCGTTT
This genomic stretch from Parcubacteria group bacterium ADurb.Bin159 harbors:
- the tsaD gene encoding tRNA N6-adenosine threonylcarbamoyltransferase, producing MKKNRELILGIETSCDETAASLIKAEKGKIEILSNVVFSQIKLHQPFGGIVPEVASRAHLEKIIPVLKKAYGNYSPFQVNLICVTYGPGLITSLLIGIEAAKTLSYLTHAPLMAVNHLEGHIYSVENFEKIIYPAMALIVSGGHTKLINIKKPFVYQEVGTTLDDAAGECFDKISKFLGLGYPGGPIISDYASKWRQGKKTIDFHLPRPMLKKKNFDFSFSGLKTALIYSLRKKHSFPLEGICAEVEEAICQVLTYKTMAASREYKANSLILCGGVAANQYLRKRLKEEANKAKINFFCPPSNLATDNALMIALAGYERFKMLSPKEKEKLKNNFELDANPNLYF